A genomic stretch from Setaria viridis chromosome 1, Setaria_viridis_v4.0, whole genome shotgun sequence includes:
- the LOC117860761 gene encoding serine/threonine-protein kinase OXI1, with protein sequence MGSMAPSPPQQLSLADLRALSVLGQGARGVVFHVVPVATAATAAAAAAAGDTSAAGDPMAMALKAMSRAAARHKGAGPGGTCGGDGHRRIWFERDVLLALRHPLLPSLRGVVATDAVVGFAIDRCPGGDLKSLRRRWRADTTFPESVIRFYAAELVLVLEHLHGLGVVYRDLKPENVLVQDSGHIMLVDFDLSTTLPPPPPPPPPDATARRVSSPSRPSSRHRRRRKNKKAAAAMVLACFSSRRAASPEASSSQSPPSTSLTASSSSSCCSSGARTPAKSNSFVGTEDYVAPEIVAGAGHDHAVDWWGLGVVLYEMLYGRTPFRGRSRRETFHRVLTAPPELPGEPTPLRDLIERLLEKEPGKRLGAHGVKRHSFFRGVDWDRVLDVARPPFIPAPDDDDVGGAGVEAEAGALDVEKVVHEVFGTSGDGETPPTDVGSDGGRDYDFSIFF encoded by the coding sequence ATGGGGAGCATGGCACcttcgccgccgcagcagctgaGCCTGGCGGACCTCAGGGCGCTGTCCGTGCTCGGCCAGGGCGCCAGGGGTGTGGTCTTCCACGTCGtgcccgtcgccaccgccgccaccgcagcggcagcagcagcagccggggaCACCTCCGCCGCGGGCGACCCCATGGCCATGGCGCTCAAGGCCatgtcccgcgccgccgcgcggcacAAGGGCGCGGGGCCAGGAGGGacgtgcggcggcgacgggcaccGGAGGATCTGGTTCGAGCGCGACGTGCTGCTCGCGCTCCGGCACCcgctgctcccctccctccgcgGCGTCGTGGCCACCGACGCTGTCGTCGGCTTCGCCATCGACCGCTGCCCCGGCGGAGACCTCAAGTcgctccgccgccggtggcgcgccGACACGACGTTCCCGGAGTCCGTCATCCGGTTCTACGCTGCGGAGCTggtgctcgtcctcgagcaccTCCACGGCCTCGGCGTCGTGTACCGCGACCTCAAGCCGGAGAATGTCCTCGTCCAGGACTCGGGCCACATCATGCTCGTCGACTTCGACCTCTCcaccacgctgccgccgcccccgcccccgccgccgccggacgcgaCCGCGCGACGCGTCAGCTCGCCGTCACGGCCTTCgtcgcgccaccgccgcaggcgcaagaacaagaaggcagcggcggcgatggtCTTGGCGTGCTTCTCCTCCCGCCGCGCAGCCTCGCCAGAGGCTTCGTCTTCCCAGTCCCCACCGTCCACTTCCCTGaccgcctcgtcgtcctcgtcctgcTGCTCGTCGGGCGCGCGGACGCCGGCCAAGTCGAACTCGTTCGTCGGCACGGAGGACTACGTGGCGCCGGAGATCGTGGCGGGCGCTGGGCACGACCACGCCGTGGACTGGTGGGGACTCGGCGTCGTGCTCTACGAGATGCTGTACGGGCGCACGCCGTTCCGGGGCCGGAGCCGGCGGGAGACGTTCCACCGCGTCCTCAccgcgccgccggagctgccCGGCGAGCCGACGCCGCTGCGTGACCTCATCGAGCGCCTGCTCGAGAAGGAACCCGGGAAGCGGCTGGGCGCGCACGGCGTGAAGCGGCACTCCTTTTTCCGCGGCGTGGACTGGGACCGCGTCCTCGACGTGGCGCGCCCGCCGTTCATCCCGGctcccgacgacgacgacgttggCGGCGCGGGCGTGGAGGCCGAGGCCGGAGC